The following proteins are encoded in a genomic region of Cyclonatronum proteinivorum:
- a CDS encoding DUF1648 domain-containing protein yields MTRSKPPKLKLSPEPFDQLLDRLGLIITVTYSLMVLISISVLPEQVPQHFNLSGEVTATGSRYLLLILPLFGSLTFIMLYFLNKAPHTFNYTVTITEENAEHEYRKATRMIRWINLICALIFGFVSFSVISTGLGFTTGLNSFVMYFLMVSLFGVIGYYLIYDRIHKNRH; encoded by the coding sequence ATGACCCGCTCCAAACCGCCCAAGCTTAAGCTCAGCCCCGAACCTTTCGACCAGCTCCTCGACCGTCTCGGCCTAATCATTACCGTAACCTACTCGCTCATGGTGCTGATTTCCATCAGCGTGCTGCCCGAGCAGGTGCCGCAGCATTTCAACCTCTCGGGAGAAGTTACTGCAACCGGCTCGCGCTACCTCTTGCTCATACTCCCTTTATTCGGCTCTTTGACCTTCATAATGCTGTACTTCCTGAATAAAGCCCCGCATACTTTTAATTACACGGTGACCATCACCGAAGAAAACGCCGAACACGAGTACCGCAAGGCCACCCGTATGATCCGCTGGATCAACCTGATCTGCGCCCTGATTTTCGGCTTCGTGAGCTTCAGCGTCATCTCTACCGGACTTGGCTTTACAACCGGACTGAACAGCTTCGTGATGTACTTTCTCATGGTCTCGCTGTTCGGAGTAATCGGCTATTACCTGATCTACGACCGCATCCACAAAAACAGGCACTGA
- a CDS encoding ATP-binding protein encodes MIAKTTIAEVAAAQRENLRDRETGLARDALHRLPQPNTHALIISGIRRCGKSTLMHQLLRGDYADAFFLNFEDPRLYGFDLRDFSRLDDLLQESGQKVHFFDEIQVVEGWELYVRQKLDEGCKLIVTGSNASLLSQELGSRLTGRHLSTELFPFSWQEFLRFRNQPPSDAMFQDYMHQGGFPEYLKSGNDDVLHQLFDDILIRDIAVRYGIRDVKSLQRLALFLVSNTGRLVSANKLKSQIGISATSTMMEYFSHLEQSWLFFFVPKFSYSVKKQNVNPRKVYAIDTGLVQVNSKSFTSDLGPLFENLVFLFLRRRYKEIAYFRKKGECDFIALEKGQPAEVMQVCLKLTADNLERELNGLFEALRFFGLQEGHIITLNQHDRFEQDGLTAIAVPCREYFG; translated from the coding sequence ATGATTGCCAAAACAACCATCGCAGAGGTCGCGGCTGCGCAGCGGGAGAATTTACGGGACCGTGAAACGGGGCTCGCGCGAGACGCCCTGCACCGGCTGCCCCAACCCAATACGCATGCCCTGATTATCTCAGGCATCCGCCGGTGCGGGAAAAGTACGCTCATGCATCAGCTGCTGCGCGGGGATTATGCGGATGCTTTTTTTCTGAATTTTGAAGATCCCCGCTTGTACGGATTCGACCTCCGGGATTTTTCGCGGCTCGATGATCTGCTGCAGGAATCCGGACAAAAGGTGCACTTTTTTGATGAGATACAGGTCGTGGAAGGCTGGGAGCTGTATGTGCGTCAGAAGCTTGATGAGGGTTGTAAGCTGATCGTCACAGGGTCTAACGCTTCCCTACTGAGTCAGGAACTGGGCTCCCGGCTGACCGGCAGGCATCTGAGCACGGAACTGTTCCCTTTTTCATGGCAGGAGTTCCTGCGATTCAGGAATCAGCCTCCATCGGATGCAATGTTTCAGGACTACATGCATCAGGGCGGGTTCCCGGAATATCTCAAAAGCGGAAATGACGATGTGCTGCATCAGTTGTTTGATGACATTTTGATCCGGGATATCGCCGTGCGCTACGGCATTCGGGATGTGAAATCGCTGCAGCGGCTTGCCCTTTTCCTGGTATCGAACACGGGCAGACTGGTGAGCGCGAACAAGCTCAAGTCACAAATCGGCATCAGCGCAACAAGTACGATGATGGAGTATTTTTCCCATTTGGAGCAATCATGGCTCTTTTTCTTTGTGCCCAAATTCAGCTATTCGGTTAAGAAACAAAACGTCAACCCGCGGAAAGTGTATGCGATTGATACCGGACTCGTACAGGTCAACTCAAAGTCATTCACGTCTGATTTGGGTCCGCTGTTTGAAAATCTTGTGTTTCTGTTTCTGAGGCGCCGGTACAAGGAAATCGCCTATTTCAGGAAAAAAGGTGAGTGTGATTTTATCGCGCTTGAAAAAGGTCAGCCTGCGGAGGTGATGCAGGTTTGTCTGAAGCTGACGGCTGATAATCTTGAGCGGGAGCTGAATGGCCTTTTTGAAGCCCTCCGGTTTTTTGGCTTGCAGGAAGGCCACATCATCACCCTGAATCAGCACGACCGGTTTGAACAAGATGGACTGACGGCCATTGCTGTGCCCTGTCGGGAATATTTCGGCTGA
- a CDS encoding transposase: MQRLVHDLAYGLVNCGGKRTLTGMLSGSGNQFCDWTAAYRMFSKQRFDPQDLLDVSLAPDNAPVIAHIDDTLLKKTGRKVHGAKWQRDPLGPAFHTNFIWAQRFVQASIACPASSQLCQARSIPVSFVHAPMPVKPGRNADQLQKDAYKEAKKKSRISCVGAKLVGSLRQRLNELGSASRHLLVSFDGGYTNREVIQNLPAHTTFIGRVRKDAKIYDPPADQPDTGRRRLYGEPKLTPDQIRTSDQVSWQKVKAFAAGKEHEFKLKVVENVKWKPAGGHQLLKLIIISPLGYRLAKGANLLYRKPAFLITNDLKLPLQTLLQAYVWRWEIEVNFREQKTLMGCGQAQVRNQHSAEGVPKFVTAVYSLLLLAAEHCSRQNDPPVQMLQRAKWYPEKENSRWTTGDICNRFRAEYYSKAIGVSFDGFMNKRYRKQNHLKLLNPALSAMISIRT, encoded by the coding sequence ATGCAAAGACTGGTACACGATCTTGCCTACGGTCTGGTTAATTGTGGCGGTAAGCGCACGCTCACAGGCATGCTGAGCGGTAGCGGCAACCAGTTCTGTGACTGGACGGCCGCTTACCGGATGTTCAGCAAGCAGCGCTTTGACCCGCAGGACCTGCTGGATGTCAGCCTGGCGCCTGACAACGCTCCGGTCATTGCCCATATCGACGATACCCTGCTGAAAAAAACAGGACGCAAAGTACATGGTGCGAAATGGCAGCGAGACCCGCTTGGACCCGCTTTCCACACCAATTTTATCTGGGCACAGCGCTTTGTACAGGCCAGTATCGCCTGCCCGGCCTCTTCGCAGCTTTGTCAGGCACGGAGTATACCGGTGAGTTTTGTCCATGCGCCCATGCCGGTTAAACCCGGCCGTAATGCGGATCAGCTGCAAAAGGACGCTTACAAAGAAGCTAAAAAGAAAAGCAGGATAAGCTGTGTTGGCGCAAAGCTGGTGGGTTCATTGCGCCAGCGCCTCAACGAGTTGGGATCAGCCTCACGTCACCTGCTTGTAAGTTTTGATGGGGGGTATACCAATCGCGAAGTAATCCAAAACTTGCCGGCGCATACAACCTTCATCGGCAGGGTCCGCAAAGACGCTAAAATCTATGATCCACCTGCTGACCAGCCTGACACAGGGCGGCGGCGCTTGTACGGGGAGCCTAAGTTAACTCCGGACCAGATTCGTACCAGTGATCAGGTAAGCTGGCAGAAGGTCAAAGCTTTCGCGGCAGGCAAGGAGCACGAGTTTAAATTAAAGGTAGTAGAAAACGTTAAGTGGAAGCCTGCGGGCGGGCACCAGCTACTCAAGCTTATTATTATCAGTCCTCTTGGGTACCGCTTGGCTAAAGGGGCGAACCTGTTGTACCGTAAACCCGCCTTTCTGATAACCAATGACCTGAAGTTACCGCTGCAAACCCTGCTTCAGGCTTATGTTTGGCGCTGGGAGATTGAAGTCAACTTTCGAGAGCAGAAAACCCTGATGGGCTGCGGGCAGGCACAGGTGCGCAACCAGCACTCCGCCGAAGGTGTACCTAAGTTTGTTACAGCGGTGTACAGTCTGTTACTGCTTGCCGCTGAACACTGCAGCAGGCAGAATGATCCACCGGTCCAAATGCTGCAACGTGCCAAGTGGTACCCCGAGAAAGAAAACAGCAGGTGGACGACAGGAGACATTTGTAACCGCTTCAGGGCGGAATACTACAGCAAAGCCATAGGGGTGAGTTTTGACGGCTTCATGAACAAAAGGTACCGAAAGCAGAACCACCTAAAACTGCTAAACCCGGCTTTATCGGCCATGATTAGCATCAGAACTTAG
- a CDS encoding Glu/Leu/Phe/Val family dehydrogenase, whose product MENLRFFEQVNLNFDRAAKYVRFTDGLLEQIKGCNTVCHFTFPLKRDNGSIETIHAWRAEHSHHKLPTKGGIRYSMMVNEDEVKALAALMTYKCAVVDVPFGGAKGGVKIDRKNYSSAELERITRRFTFELVSKNFIGPDIDVPAPDYGTGEQEMAWIVDTYKAVNPSLNAEGCVTGKPVGLGGIRGRTEATGRGVFFGVREACENKEDMQALGLTTGLAGKRVIVQGFGNVGFHSVKYLMEADAKIIAVCEWDGAIYNEDGIDIIALDNHRKEHKTITTYPGGTLISDSRAAIELECDILVPAALEGQINGENAPRIKAKIIAEAANGPTTQQAHDIIKDRGALIIPDNYLNAGGVTVSYFEWLKNLSHVRFGRMDRRFEENASRRLLDVMQNMTNRNLSDEEIGKLAHGANEYDLVDSGLEDTMITAYNEINELRKFHDTDLRTAAFISAIKKVGMVYERMGIFP is encoded by the coding sequence ATGGAAAACTTACGTTTTTTTGAACAGGTGAACCTGAATTTCGATCGTGCTGCGAAATATGTCAGGTTCACCGATGGTCTGTTGGAACAGATCAAAGGTTGTAACACGGTATGCCATTTCACTTTCCCGCTCAAACGCGATAATGGCTCAATTGAAACCATTCACGCATGGCGGGCAGAACACAGCCATCATAAGCTGCCTACCAAAGGGGGGATTCGCTACAGTATGATGGTGAATGAAGATGAGGTTAAAGCGCTTGCCGCCCTAATGACCTACAAGTGTGCGGTTGTGGATGTGCCGTTTGGCGGTGCCAAAGGCGGGGTTAAAATAGACCGCAAGAACTACTCATCCGCGGAGCTGGAGCGTATCACCCGGCGTTTTACCTTTGAGCTGGTGAGCAAAAACTTTATCGGCCCTGATATTGATGTCCCGGCCCCCGATTACGGTACCGGAGAGCAGGAGATGGCCTGGATTGTGGATACCTACAAAGCGGTCAACCCTTCACTGAATGCAGAGGGCTGCGTTACCGGTAAGCCCGTTGGTTTGGGAGGTATCCGCGGCAGAACCGAAGCGACTGGCCGCGGCGTATTTTTTGGCGTGCGGGAAGCCTGCGAAAACAAAGAAGACATGCAGGCACTCGGACTCACCACCGGTCTTGCCGGCAAGCGTGTAATCGTGCAGGGGTTTGGCAACGTGGGCTTCCATTCTGTTAAATACCTGATGGAAGCCGACGCGAAAATTATCGCTGTTTGTGAATGGGATGGCGCCATTTACAATGAAGACGGTATCGATATTATCGCGCTTGATAATCACCGCAAAGAGCATAAAACCATCACAACTTACCCGGGGGGAACCCTGATCAGCGACAGCCGTGCGGCCATCGAGCTGGAGTGCGACATTCTGGTGCCGGCTGCACTCGAAGGGCAGATTAACGGTGAAAATGCCCCGCGGATTAAAGCCAAAATTATTGCTGAGGCCGCAAACGGACCAACAACACAGCAGGCACATGATATCATTAAAGACCGGGGCGCACTTATTATCCCCGATAATTACCTGAATGCAGGAGGTGTTACGGTATCCTATTTCGAGTGGCTCAAAAATCTCTCGCACGTACGGTTTGGCAGAATGGACCGAAGGTTTGAGGAAAATGCCAGCCGCAGGTTGCTCGATGTCATGCAGAACATGACGAACCGCAATCTTTCGGATGAGGAGATCGGTAAACTTGCGCACGGGGCCAATGAGTACGATCTCGTTGACTCCGGACTGGAGGACACCATGATTACCGCCTACAACGAAATTAACGAGCTGCGTAAATTTCATGATACCGATTTGCGCACAGCAGCTTTCATCAGTGCCATCAAAAAGGTTGGCATGGTGTACGAGCGCATGGGAATCTTCCCATAA
- a CDS encoding DEAD/DEAH box helicase → MKFTDLNLSNEVLDGILDMGFDTPTEIQQQAIPIALAGKNLLGTSFTGSGKTAAFVIPVLQKISSSRKSGIQALVLAPTRELAQQIDEQFMALGYHANISSASVYGGSDWAAQEKAMKAGVNVVVATPGRLLDQMKITTYDFSNIDVLVLDEADRMLDMGFLPDVRSIINRIPSKRQTLLFSATVNPRIESLAKEFTQGGFERIAVGRIAPAAGIDQYFYKVDDSRKKDLLIHLFKSQQWHSAIVFASTKRGVDLLSRSLNKMGVAVESMHGDREQKDREATLDRFRSGKTKVIVATDVMSRGIDVDNISHIINYDVPNDEDDYIHRIGRTARAESTGTAITFVSRRDWRAMLQIMDAKGLEIKEGVLPDEIAGQGSQDEASDDDDKGRGRGRSRGGRNRGRGNGNNDRNGSRNRTSSGETDQKSHARQEAPAEKSAESTSGSDEEEKASASSESSEQAKKNKRKRRPRRPRSGRKKKGNNDTPDTSDNKSDRNGEENSSNNKGEGGGPEKKRNKPRKRKPRGKKNNDGKDSGDNSADSKNSSKSKAGDRSGKRPGKRGQSRRRKPRQTGDRREVIQQQEKKIEQVQQSSLNLPEKKEKKAPDQGGFWGKLKKKILG, encoded by the coding sequence TTGAAATTTACTGATTTAAACCTCTCAAATGAGGTGCTGGACGGGATTCTCGATATGGGCTTTGATACGCCCACAGAAATCCAGCAACAAGCTATTCCAATTGCCTTAGCCGGCAAAAACTTACTCGGTACTTCCTTTACCGGATCCGGTAAAACCGCTGCCTTCGTAATTCCGGTTTTGCAAAAAATTTCATCGAGCCGGAAATCCGGCATTCAGGCGCTGGTGCTGGCACCTACGCGGGAACTTGCCCAGCAAATTGATGAGCAGTTCATGGCACTGGGCTATCATGCGAACATTTCCAGTGCTTCGGTTTACGGTGGTTCTGACTGGGCTGCACAGGAAAAAGCCATGAAAGCAGGGGTCAACGTTGTCGTTGCAACGCCGGGCAGGCTTCTCGATCAGATGAAAATCACGACCTACGATTTCAGCAATATCGATGTGCTCGTTCTTGATGAAGCAGACCGCATGCTTGACATGGGTTTTTTGCCGGATGTACGCAGCATCATCAACCGTATTCCTTCCAAACGACAGACCTTGCTTTTTTCTGCGACGGTTAACCCAAGGATCGAAAGTCTCGCGAAGGAGTTTACGCAAGGTGGCTTTGAGCGCATAGCCGTTGGCAGGATTGCACCGGCTGCAGGCATCGATCAGTATTTTTATAAGGTAGATGACAGCCGTAAGAAGGATTTACTCATTCACCTTTTTAAATCGCAGCAGTGGCATTCCGCCATCGTCTTTGCATCAACCAAGCGGGGGGTTGATTTGCTCTCGCGCTCCCTTAATAAAATGGGCGTTGCGGTTGAAAGCATGCACGGCGACAGGGAACAAAAAGACCGTGAAGCTACCCTGGATCGCTTCAGAAGCGGTAAAACCAAAGTAATTGTAGCTACCGATGTTATGAGCCGCGGCATTGATGTGGATAACATTTCACACATCATCAATTACGATGTGCCAAATGACGAGGACGATTACATTCACCGTATCGGTCGCACAGCGCGGGCGGAATCAACGGGTACGGCCATTACATTTGTGTCAAGACGCGACTGGCGCGCTATGCTGCAAATTATGGACGCCAAAGGTCTCGAAATCAAGGAAGGCGTGCTGCCGGACGAAATCGCAGGTCAGGGTTCTCAGGATGAGGCGTCTGATGACGATGACAAAGGCCGGGGGCGTGGCAGGAGCCGGGGTGGCCGGAACCGCGGGCGCGGAAACGGAAACAATGACCGGAATGGCAGCAGAAACCGGACTTCTTCCGGAGAAACGGATCAGAAGTCTCACGCAAGGCAGGAAGCCCCGGCTGAGAAAAGTGCCGAATCAACTTCAGGATCAGATGAGGAAGAAAAAGCTTCCGCAAGCAGCGAATCATCAGAACAAGCTAAAAAAAACAAGCGCAAAAGACGTCCGAGACGACCGCGCTCCGGAAGAAAGAAAAAAGGAAATAACGACACGCCCGATACTTCTGATAATAAATCAGATCGGAATGGGGAAGAGAATAGTAGCAACAACAAGGGTGAAGGCGGCGGGCCCGAAAAAAAGCGGAACAAGCCCAGGAAGCGCAAGCCGCGCGGGAAAAAAAATAATGACGGGAAAGACTCCGGCGATAACAGCGCTGATTCAAAGAACAGCAGCAAGTCCAAAGCTGGCGATCGCAGCGGAAAAAGACCGGGCAAAAGAGGACAAAGCAGGAGAAGAAAACCGCGTCAGACCGGCGACAGGCGGGAGGTTATTCAGCAGCAAGAGAAAAAGATTGAACAGGTGCAGCAAAGCAGCTTGAACCTGCCTGAGAAAAAAGAAAAGAAGGCTCCTGATCAGGGTGGATTCTGGGGTAAGCTGAAAAAGAAAATTCTCGGCTGA
- a CDS encoding protease complex subunit PrcB family protein, with product MSEPLTLAKGNYAPYQPAGEEPLYQLVITSQEAYDEFRLKFEEGGFGESLPEVDFDRHMVVGVWMGESNSSGFDTEIVGFDTTDSEFNIWVRNKYPDPSCAYLTVITTPFHIVALPKTELPITFMSNRVMDSCD from the coding sequence ATGTCCGAACCACTTACACTTGCGAAAGGCAATTATGCCCCGTATCAGCCTGCCGGTGAAGAACCGCTCTATCAGCTCGTTATCACTTCGCAAGAGGCGTATGATGAATTCAGGCTGAAATTTGAAGAGGGTGGATTTGGTGAAAGCCTACCCGAGGTTGATTTCGACCGGCACATGGTTGTTGGGGTATGGATGGGCGAAAGCAACAGCTCCGGCTTTGATACTGAAATCGTAGGGTTTGATACGACTGATTCCGAATTTAATATTTGGGTTCGCAATAAATATCCGGATCCTTCCTGCGCATATCTTACTGTGATTACAACTCCTTTCCATATCGTAGCCCTGCCCAAAACGGAGCTTCCGATTACATTCATGTCAAACAGGGTTATGGACAGCTGCGACTAA
- a CDS encoding RrF2 family transcriptional regulator yields the protein MQLLSQGAQYTISAIIALAREPMGKAVSAGDLARPLNCPAAYLSQTLARLVPHKIIDTRRGLNGGVYLLKEPKDIRLIDIVNAIDGSDFFEKCFLGIPGCGHIEPCPFHETWANMRTEIQMWLENTTIEDASSGMTEEWFDLRLKFDRRR from the coding sequence ATGCAATTATTGTCACAAGGTGCGCAGTACACGATCTCCGCTATCATAGCGCTGGCCCGTGAACCAATGGGTAAGGCTGTTTCTGCCGGTGACCTTGCACGCCCTCTTAACTGTCCTGCAGCCTATCTTTCACAAACACTTGCCCGGCTTGTGCCTCATAAGATCATAGATACCCGCAGAGGTCTGAACGGAGGTGTATATTTGCTCAAGGAACCCAAAGATATTCGCCTGATTGATATCGTTAACGCGATTGATGGCAGTGATTTTTTTGAAAAGTGTTTTCTGGGTATTCCGGGCTGCGGTCATATAGAGCCTTGTCCGTTTCACGAAACATGGGCAAATATGCGTACAGAAATTCAGATGTGGCTGGAAAACACAACAATTGAAGACGCAAGCTCCGGAATGACAGAAGAATGGTTTGATCTGCGCCTGAAGTTTGACCGACGCAGATAG
- a CDS encoding SLC13 family permease, translating into MSKYDMRSRIGLFLGPALFLLIVLLPTPEALSTQAHMVGAVAVLMAVWWVSEALPIAAVALLPISLFPLLGVMPTASVTAQYANQIIYLFIGGFFIAVTMERWNLHRRIALSVIKLVGTAPARIILGFMIASAILSMFVSNTATAMMMVPIGLAVIKQASDIVKKNKVEGVDTRPENFHFAIALMLGIAYACSIGGVGTIIGTPPNTVFVGVAETLFDQQISFALWMAYGVPLAAIMLVLCWGYLIKIAFPLRIKELPGGREFINAELEKLGPMTKEEKMVLGVFSLVAGAWIIRGFVDFGFFNDAAIAITGAMILFVLPSNYKQGIFLLDWQTAVKIPWGIVVLFGGGLALAHGFSQTGLAAWIANSLMFLSGFNIVILIFAVAVLTILLTEVTSNTATATMLMPILASMALAMSVHPYGLMIGATIAASFAFMLPVATPPNAVVFGSSFVTIPQMARAGVWLNIVGVIIIVLVTVFVLPLIWDIDLTVLPEWLEGVETLSP; encoded by the coding sequence ATGAGCAAATATGACATGCGCTCAAGAATAGGCCTGTTTCTCGGGCCTGCCTTGTTTCTGCTGATCGTCCTTTTACCCACTCCCGAAGCACTGAGTACGCAGGCGCACATGGTAGGCGCTGTAGCCGTGCTCATGGCGGTTTGGTGGGTCAGTGAAGCCCTGCCTATCGCAGCTGTTGCCCTGTTGCCCATCAGCTTGTTCCCGCTGCTTGGCGTAATGCCTACTGCGTCGGTTACGGCTCAGTATGCCAATCAGATTATTTACCTGTTTATTGGCGGCTTTTTTATTGCGGTTACCATGGAGCGGTGGAACCTGCACCGGCGTATCGCGCTCTCGGTTATCAAACTGGTCGGTACCGCGCCTGCCCGAATAATCCTGGGGTTCATGATTGCTTCGGCTATTCTTTCGATGTTCGTGAGCAACACCGCAACCGCTATGATGATGGTACCCATTGGCCTGGCTGTCATTAAACAGGCTTCCGATATCGTTAAGAAAAATAAGGTTGAAGGTGTTGATACAAGGCCGGAGAACTTCCACTTTGCTATCGCGCTCATGCTGGGTATCGCGTATGCCTGTTCGATTGGCGGCGTCGGAACCATCATCGGTACTCCGCCCAATACGGTATTTGTGGGCGTAGCTGAAACCCTGTTTGATCAGCAAATTAGTTTTGCACTTTGGATGGCTTATGGCGTGCCGCTTGCCGCTATCATGCTGGTGCTCTGCTGGGGATATTTGATCAAAATCGCTTTTCCCCTGCGAATCAAAGAACTGCCCGGCGGCCGCGAATTTATTAACGCGGAGCTGGAAAAGCTCGGCCCCATGACCAAGGAAGAAAAAATGGTCCTTGGTGTATTCAGCCTGGTTGCCGGTGCGTGGATTATCCGCGGATTCGTTGACTTCGGTTTTTTCAACGACGCTGCTATTGCCATTACCGGAGCTATGATTTTGTTCGTGCTGCCTTCCAATTACAAACAAGGCATTTTTCTGCTCGACTGGCAGACCGCGGTTAAAATTCCCTGGGGAATCGTTGTTCTTTTTGGTGGCGGACTTGCCCTCGCACACGGCTTCAGTCAGACCGGCCTGGCCGCCTGGATCGCTAACTCACTGATGTTCCTTTCCGGCTTCAACATCGTCATCCTGATTTTTGCGGTAGCGGTGCTCACCATTCTGCTCACCGAAGTCACCTCCAACACGGCAACAGCCACCATGCTTATGCCTATCCTCGCAAGCATGGCCCTCGCTATGAGCGTACACCCTTACGGACTGATGATTGGTGCGACCATCGCCGCCTCTTTTGCTTTCATGCTGCCGGTTGCCACACCTCCCAATGCCGTCGTATTTGGCAGCAGCTTTGTCACCATACCGCAGATGGCCCGGGCGGGCGTATGGCTGAACATCGTAGGGGTCATCATCATCGTGCTCGTTACGGTATTCGTACTTCCGCTCATCTGGGATATCGATCTCACAGTATTACCCGAATGGCTTGAAGGTGTAGAAACCTTAAGTCCATGA
- a CDS encoding ExbD/TolR family protein, with translation MNLLIMKKLGLTTLFCLGALIMVYLVNGDFQNQLEEPRIVVITLDADNLIFLDGQRISFANLQKQISEIRDSEPLLFEIRSEAGSCIYRINDLTRFLHPDPVQFAHATPSSAPAARE, from the coding sequence ATGAATCTGCTGATTATGAAAAAGCTTGGACTAACTACGCTATTTTGCCTGGGTGCGCTGATAATGGTTTACCTTGTAAATGGTGATTTCCAGAACCAGCTGGAAGAGCCGCGCATTGTGGTGATTACGCTTGACGCCGACAACCTGATTTTTCTTGACGGGCAGCGTATCTCTTTTGCGAACCTGCAAAAACAAATCAGTGAAATCCGCGACTCGGAGCCATTGTTGTTTGAAATCCGCAGCGAAGCGGGCAGCTGTATTTACCGGATTAACGACCTGACGCGCTTTCTGCACCCCGATCCGGTTCAGTTTGCGCATGCAACACCCTCTTCCGCACCCGCAGCCCGGGAATAA
- a CDS encoding DUF885 domain-containing protein, protein MRIRLFGIVLLAALQLAFSDLHEHEHEHKHLHEIFDDYWAYQLSVNPYLAGNSGITEANAQLPDASTEALQAREAAYQTFLSRLQEVSYERLTSQDQISYRLFERQLRNGIEAHALREYLLPLNGWWDYHATFAEQPNRMPFSTVRDYENYLSRLQAFPAMNAQYLGRLRMGIEAGVVRPRVVLENYIPTVEALISEEAADSRFMLPFERFPASVSEAERTRLREEALRIIGAEVLPAYRELAAFLRDEYYAATPEAIGISQVPGGAAYYEYLVRFYTTLDVSAGEIHQTGLAEVARIRAEMLEVIEETGFEGDFDEFVTYLRTDPKFYAQSAEELMMRTALVLKQMDGALPGFFGRLPRMPYGLREVPAYLAPRMTTAYYNSPSQDGTRAGFYFVNTYDLPSRPLYEIEALSFHEAVPGHHLQLALQQELEGLPEFRRNSSVTVFVEGWALYAEWLGLEMGFYQDPYSNFGRLTYEMWRALRLVVDTGIHAKGWTRQQAIDYMAENSALTLLNIRNEVDRYIFWPGQALAYKTGEIKIRELRREAEEALGDSFDIRAFHDMVLANGSITLEVLEQEVRAWIDDNR, encoded by the coding sequence ATGCGTATCAGACTTTTTGGAATCGTGTTATTAGCGGCTTTGCAGCTGGCATTTTCAGACCTGCATGAGCATGAGCACGAGCACAAACATCTTCACGAAATTTTTGACGACTATTGGGCGTATCAGCTTTCGGTGAATCCGTATCTCGCCGGCAATTCGGGTATTACGGAAGCCAATGCGCAGTTGCCTGACGCCAGTACTGAAGCCCTGCAGGCCCGCGAAGCTGCCTATCAGACGTTTCTCAGCCGGCTTCAGGAAGTCAGCTATGAACGGCTTACATCGCAGGATCAGATCAGCTACCGGCTGTTTGAGCGGCAGTTGCGGAACGGCATAGAAGCACACGCGCTGCGGGAGTATTTGCTGCCCCTGAACGGCTGGTGGGATTATCACGCGACCTTCGCCGAACAGCCCAACCGCATGCCGTTCAGCACGGTGCGAGATTACGAGAACTACCTGTCGCGGCTTCAGGCGTTTCCGGCGATGAATGCGCAGTATCTCGGGCGGCTGCGCATGGGTATCGAAGCCGGCGTTGTGCGTCCGCGGGTGGTGCTCGAAAACTACATCCCGACGGTGGAAGCCCTGATTTCGGAAGAAGCCGCTGACAGCCGCTTCATGCTGCCGTTTGAGCGCTTTCCGGCTTCGGTTTCGGAAGCCGAACGGACGCGGCTGCGGGAAGAAGCGCTGCGCATTATCGGGGCGGAGGTGCTGCCCGCGTATCGCGAACTCGCCGCTTTTTTGCGGGATGAATATTATGCGGCTACGCCTGAAGCGATCGGGATTTCGCAGGTGCCCGGCGGGGCGGCGTATTACGAATATCTGGTGCGCTTCTACACAACGCTGGATGTGAGCGCGGGTGAGATTCATCAGACCGGCCTGGCGGAAGTTGCGCGCATTCGTGCGGAAATGCTCGAGGTCATCGAAGAAACCGGCTTCGAGGGCGATTTCGATGAATTTGTGACCTATCTCAGAACTGATCCGAAATTTTATGCGCAGTCCGCCGAAGAGCTGATGATGCGCACCGCGCTTGTGCTGAAACAAATGGACGGCGCCCTGCCCGGATTTTTCGGCAGACTGCCGCGCATGCCCTACGGACTCCGGGAAGTGCCGGCCTATCTCGCGCCGCGCATGACGACCGCCTACTACAACAGTCCGTCGCAGGATGGCACGCGGGCCGGCTTTTATTTTGTGAATACCTACGACCTGCCGAGCCGTCCGCTGTATGAAATCGAGGCGCTTTCGTTTCACGAGGCCGTGCCGGGACATCACCTGCAGCTTGCGCTGCAGCAGGAACTGGAGGGGTTGCCGGAGTTTCGCCGCAACAGCAGCGTAACGGTTTTTGTGGAAGGCTGGGCGCTGTACGCCGAGTGGCTGGGGCTGGAGATGGGCTTCTATCAGGATCCGTACAGCAATTTCGGACGCCTTACCTACGAAATGTGGCGTGCATTGCGTCTGGTAGTCGATACCGGCATACATGCCAAAGGCTGGACCCGGCAGCAGGCGATTGACTACATGGCCGAAAATTCGGCGCTCACCTTGCTGAATATCCGCAATGAGGTGGACCGCTACATTTTCTGGCCGGGTCAGGCACTGGCGTACAAAACCGGCGAGATCAAAATCAGAGAACTTCGCCGGGAAGCAGAGGAAGCGCTCGGCGACAGCTTCGATATCCGGGCGTTTCACGACATGGTGCTGGCCAACGGCAGCATAACGCTCGAAGTGCTGGAGCAGGAAGTCCGCGCATGGATTGACGATAACCGCTGA